From the Leishmania mexicana MHOM/GT/2001/U1103 complete genome, chromosome 14 genome, the window CCTTTTCTTCAACGTTCGTAGGGTGAGTGCGCTTTTCNGTGGTGGGAACACTAACGGTGATCTTTTGTTGCCGAAATCGCCGTTGGGCTGACAGCTGGgaaagcacacgcgcatccgCAGTTATTTTCACAGATCAGTGATACGGTGCTTTTATTGGGAGGAAACAGTCTCCTTATCATCACAAAAAGTGATCGTTTGGTATGCGAGGTTGCCGAGAGCCAGATTATGTTAAAAAATCGTTAGGGAGGCCCGTTGGCAGCTATAGAGCGCATGGGAAGAAGATATGGTAATGGATGACACAATCAAGAGGCAAAGCAGGGGATGAcggaggaaaggggaagaaATCTGGCCTGCGCGTGGGGTTCCCGAATGTAGCGCGCCGCGCTAAAGCACAGGCGGCCCGCCGCGTGAAAGGgtcagaaaaagaaaaacgcagTGGCCGCTTTATCTCGCGAGGTTTTTTGCTGCTGAATTCATGGAAAGGCAGGACGCACAGGTGGTTCCGCTGCGTTTTTCTCGGGGCATGAGACGCAATTagggaaagggggaagagCGGCTCCAAAAAAGACGTTGGTGGTAAGAATACAGGGGAGGCGTTTCGAAGCATCAGGAACTTTTATGCACGACACCGTTCGGGGCGTAATCAAGAGCCTAATCTCCATTCATGTAGTTGTTGCTGTCACAACGTTGTGGGAAAAGGAGAAATGATTGTCAAGGCTTCTTTGTGGATATACGAGGCGCCGAAAAGCCTGAGCCTATCCGCCATTCAGGGCCAGTTAGAGCCGTACACGCCTCATGAAGATGGAGGGAGTATGGCACCTTCGGAGACGTCCATCCACCGAGACCCAAGTGCTGAAAAACAGGAAAGTGAATCTAAAATTCTAAAGGCCACTTATGTCGTCGGCGCCGAGGGCTACTTAGCGAATTTGTGCAAACCCGAGGATCAAGAAGGGCTTTGGCACACATAGCGTGTGGGGAGCGAACCGGGTAGTGAAAGCAGTTTTATTGGGGTTTTGCATGCCATCAACCGCGGAGTGAGATGCTGTCAGCGACGCGGAGAAACGGGCTTAGAAGAGCAACGTCATCGCCCTGTCTTCAACATGACCCCGCCCTTCCCACTGCACGAAGAGACAGGAATCGGGGATAGTCCTGGGGGAGTCCAAAAGGCATTGCTATGCGAAAGGCGCTGTTGATTGCAAGGGCTCACCAGGGGCAAGAGCAAACTCAGAAAAGCGAGCGAGGCGCATTGCACAGCAGAAGAAATCCTTCCATATATGTCGGGCAGCGCGACCCTAGTTGTTGTGAGCTAACGTTTTGCGGGCGCACAGGCTGTTCCCGTGGCGGAAAAGCGTAATAAACGTCGAAAACCTCTCATGAAGTGAAGCGACTTGTAGGATAGCAATGTTTACGAACAGCGTTCATAAGTGCATGGGCGCCTATAAACCCTGCTTGCACTCTTTGCACGATCTGATTAAATAACTTTGTCAGAGCGTGAAGCCCGGGCTTCGCTAGGACGAAAGGGAAAGGCGAGCACCCCCAGTTGATGTGACATGGGCAACGCCAGGGGAGCTTGGCTCAGCAGAAACCCCCGCACGGCCAATGGGAGACCCGGCTGTTTCGAAGGCTTGCACTCGATGCGGCGACAGGGCCGGCACTCAAAAAGTGAAGCGTTTTGCAAGCGGTCAACCACATGAGTTTCTGAATCGCTCTCTCAGAGCAGAGTCTCTTattccccccacccctctttTATGCCGCCCTGTTGTGTTCTCAGGCCGCTCGAAGATCACCAAGGAGGCAGAATCAGCGAGGAAAGCAGCCGTAGTAGCGCCGCACTTGTTGTTCCTCAGCATGTATGGGGAGTAGCGCTACTCTCCGCCGTGAGGAAAGTGTTGGGCACCGTTCGTTCCCTGCAAACACCTGTGAATTCAGTTTAGGCTGGGGAACGGGGTGGGAAAGTGCGCAGGGGCTTTGGGCTCGCTTTTCGCTTCGGACATAAAGAGAGATTCATTTCCCTCGAATTCTCGTGTGCGATTTTTCGGATGTTTAGTGTGCGTCGCCAAAAGAATACCTGTCCAGCGCCTTGTAGAGGACCCCCTACTTTTTGAGTCGGCGGTGCATGCTCCGGTATGAGTGGTGTCGCGCTCATCAGCTTCTTCAGCTGCTTTTCGGAGACAATGAttcatgttttttttttttgaaatGCTGTATTGTCCCTCTTCGTGTATCCCTAAATTTTGTTTTTCACACAATCTTCACAAGCCTTTGCAAAGTAATCGTCGTGACGTGCCTGTTGCTGGCACTCGGAGTCTACTTTGCCATCATGTCATCCAGCGTTGTGATTGTGGGTGACTCCATCTGTGGAGGGGAAGCAGATCAGAAGCTGAGCACAAGCTCCGAAGAAGTGTATCTTCGCGGATTTAACACTTTTGCAGGGAATAACCCCAGTGACCTGGCTCTGTTCCACGAAGGGGCTGGCGAAATTGTGGCTGCCATCAGTGGGCACATAGAGGTAACCGATCGCGTGATTTCGGTGAAGGGGCTGCTACCGCGGTACCAGCCAGAAATTGGGGATGTTGTAGTGGGGCGGATCTTGGAAGTGACAGGAAACAAGTGGCAAGTTGATGTGAACTCCACTCAAACGGCAATTATGCTGCTTTCAAGCGTAACGGAGCCTGGAGGCATACTGCGGCGACGAGGCCGCGGTGACGAGCTCGGGATGCGCCAGATCTTCGACCAAGATGATCTGGTTGCGGCAGAGGTTCAACGCATCTCTCCGGATGGTGTGATGTCactgcacacgcgtgcagcggAGAAGTATGGTCGACTGTCAGGACTGGGCATTTTGGTGAGTGTGCGTCCCTCGTTGGTGAAACGCGCGAAGCACCAGTTTGTAGAACTTGCCGACTACAGCACGCAACTGATCATCGGCATGAATGGTAACATATGGATTTCCTCGATGCAACCCTCTGCTAGcgacgcggaggagacggagcaCGCCGCTGACGCACGTCAAAACGTGGCGCGTGTTGCAAACTGCATCAAAACTATGGGTGCGGCGCAAGTTCAGATTCACCCAGCATCGATAGAGGCCAGTGTCGCGGCGTCATTGGAGGCAGGCTTGTCGGCGTTTGAAGTCTCGCTTGAAAGGCACAGGGATGCGCTTTTGGCACGCGTTGCTGACATGGTAGGAATtcaacaccgccgccccactggcagcggcgcttccGCGGGAATGCTGGTGTAGAGGCGATCAGGTGtatttttttgttgttgttggagAGGCGGTGTTTTTTGTGTGGGACTATTTTGATtcttgttttgtgtgtggtTATTTCATTTTTTCGTAACGTTTAACTGCTCGATTTACTTCGAGAAAGGGGCAAGAAAATGAAGCTTATTATTTGGAGGCACAAGTCACAGGGTCTCAAGCTGGAGGTCCGTGGAGGCATACGAATTAGACGGAGTGGTGACCTGTCTTTTTATTCTTCATAAGAATGCTATAGGACCCGTTTGCGTTGCCAGCTGTTTGCCGCAAGCATTCTTTTGCGAGCTTAcgcgctcgcggcggcggacctGTTCGCTGCGAATTTCTGCCTATGCAGTACTTTTCCACTTCCGCTTCTCGTTTTCTCCAAACACAACTGAAGCCGACGTACTTTCAAATCTGTTTAGAGGAGACTTTTAGTTGTTGTGCCTTGTGCCATGTCATTGCGTACACGACTGCGGCTGCCCAAACAGTGGGATAAGTTTCAGGTGAACATTGACGAGGCACTTCAGCAAGAAGAGCTCTCAAGGACTCTGACAGACAGAGAAATCGGTGCTTTCAATCGGCGGAACCTCCACAACGTCCCAGAGCTCAGTGATCACTTGCGCTCGCTCGTCTTTGGGAGTGAAGAGAGGGTCACTACCTCTGAGGATATTTCTGCAGTTGT encodes:
- a CDS encoding putative exosome complex exonuclease, yielding MSSSVVIVGDSICGGEADQKLSTSSEEVYLRGFNTFAGNNPSDLALFHEGAGEIVAAISGHIEVTDRVISVKGLLPRYQPEIGDVVVGRILEVTGNKWQVDVNSTQTAIMLLSSVTEPGGILRRRGRGDELGMRQIFDQDDLVAAEVQRISPDGVMSLHTRAAEKYGRLSGLGILVSVRPSLVKRAKHQFVELADYSTQLIIGMNGNIWISSMQPSASDAEETEHAADARQNVARVANCIKTMGAAQVQIHPASIEASVAASLEAGLSAFEVSLERHRDALLARVADMVGIQHRRPTGSGASAGMLV